One genomic window of Conger conger chromosome 7, fConCon1.1, whole genome shotgun sequence includes the following:
- the cfap300 gene encoding cilia- and flagella-associated protein 300 has product MAAGDSLEHIFAFNFLSCKTFAFQDRNTTELLMKWSMLGRITAQAFNFDQPFHLYKKHEFVSDFFKDPCVVSNLKVIGATGLWEPLERKITNVTVEMVPCTKISMDMFDPLYSCGILSPTGHITKCFHEHYADFDELRKMLMIEDSENYEIISQEDRQEFLFRLFKHLCLGGGLCQYEEVVTPCIETARLIYKDMLSVQKDPETKEIKIVSTVLKVTAYDDSGLCYPSEKDDEQTFAYLIVDPYKRNVYVLYHSYGVPMECLPH; this is encoded by the exons ATGGCTGCGGGAGATTCGTTGGAACACATATTCGCCTTTAACTTTCTTTCTTGTAAAACGTTTGCCTTTCAAGACAGAAATACTACAGAACTCTTGATGAAATG GTCTATGCTCGGGCGAATAACCGCTCAAGCCTTTAATTTTGATCAACCCTTCCATCTTTACAAAAAACATGAGTTTGTGTCG GATTTCTTCAAAGATCCCTGTGTTGTGTCCAATTTGAAAGTGATAGGAGCTACTGGATTATGGGAACCTTTGG AAAggaaaataactaatgtaacagTGGAAATGGTGCCGTGCACAAAGATTTCCATGGATATGTTCGATCCCCTCTATTCCTGTGGGATCTTGAGTCCTACTGGTCACATCACCAAATGCTTTCATGAGCATTATGCAGACTTTGATGAGCTAAGAAAG ATGCTGATGATTGAGGACTCAGAAAACTATGAAATAATCAGTCAGGAAGATCGACAGGAATTTCTTTTCAGACTGTTCAAACACCTTTGCTTAGGAGGAGGACTTTGTCAGTACGAGGAAGTTGTCACTCCTTGTATTGAAACTGCAAGATTAATTTACAAGGACATGCTTAG TGTTCAGAAAGATCCGGAAACAAAAGAAATCAAAATTGTCTCAACAGTTCTGAAAGTCACAGCCTAT GATGACTCAGGATTGTGCTACCCATCAGAAAAGGATGATGAGCAGACCTTTGCTTACTTAATTGTTGACCCTTACAAACGGAATGTGTATGTCCTGTACCATTCCTATGGAGTTCCTATGGAGTGTCTCCCACACTGA